In Streptomyces sp. NBC_01231, the sequence GGCATGAGCACGGCCGTCGTCGACACCGCCGTACTGAAGACCGAGATCCGGCTGTTCCGCCGCGAACCCGGCAGCCTCTTCTGGATCCTGGGGTTCCCGACCCTGCTGCTGGTGATCCTCGGCTCGATCCCGTCGTTCCGGGACCACGAGGCCGACCTCGGCGGCCTGCGCACCATCGACATCTACGTCCCGGTGGCGGTGCTGCTCGGGATGATCGTCGGCGGTCTCCAGTCCATGCCGCAGACCCTCACCGGCTATCGCGAACGCGGCATCCTGCGCCGGATGTCCACCACCCCGGTCCGGCCCGTCGCCCTGCTGTCCGCGCAGATGCTGGTGTACGGCGGGGCCGCCCTGGTGTCGGCGCTGCTCGCCCTCGCGGTCGGCCGGTACGCCTTCGACGTACGCCTGCCGAAGCAGCCCTTCGGATACGCCGTCGCCCTGGTCCTGGCGATCCTGGCCGCCCTCGCGCTCGGCGCGGTCGTCTCCGCGCTGTCCCGGACCACGAAGATCGCGGGCGCGATCGGCTCCGCCGTGTTCTTCCCGGCGATGTTCTGCGCGGGCGTGTGGGCGCCGGTGCAGACCATGCCGGACCTGCTGGCCCGGTGCGTCGGCTACACCCCGTTCGGCGCGGCGGCCGAGGCCCTGAACCAGGCGGCGGCGGGTCACTGGCCGGGGTGGGGCCACCTGGGCGTGCTGGCGATGTGGACGCTGCTGCTCACGGGCGCGGCGAGCCGCTGGTTCCGCTGGGAGTGAGCGTGCGCGTGCCCGACACTGGGCCCATGGACCAGGACGTGGCGGGAGTCGAGCGGCGGTGGGCG encodes:
- a CDS encoding ABC transporter permease, producing the protein MSTAVVDTAVLKTEIRLFRREPGSLFWILGFPTLLLVILGSIPSFRDHEADLGGLRTIDIYVPVAVLLGMIVGGLQSMPQTLTGYRERGILRRMSTTPVRPVALLSAQMLVYGGAALVSALLALAVGRYAFDVRLPKQPFGYAVALVLAILAALALGAVVSALSRTTKIAGAIGSAVFFPAMFCAGVWAPVQTMPDLLARCVGYTPFGAAAEALNQAAAGHWPGWGHLGVLAMWTLLLTGAASRWFRWE